The following coding sequences are from one Campylobacter sp. RM16187 window:
- the fliR gene encoding flagellar biosynthetic protein FliR has protein sequence MEIVSFFGADRVITFMLLFARLSGLMVFFPFFGHSQIPISAKTALTFFLTIFLFPMASVKSGEVYYLAVEILSELMLGLCAGLLVTIVFGILQLAGEQISMVMGFSMASVLDPQTGINSPVMSNIINFLALMTFLAFDGHHLLLLFFANSLTHIPLGEFYPSANIVHYTSKSMINLFMFGFIMSFPILALSLLSDLIFGMLMKTMPQFNLLVVGYPIKIVIGFLVLIAILTGMMELFSELMFRVINDMPSLFFN, from the coding sequence ATGGAGATAGTAAGCTTTTTTGGCGCTGATAGAGTTATAACTTTTATGCTTTTATTCGCCAGATTAAGCGGACTAATGGTCTTTTTTCCTTTTTTTGGACACTCTCAAATTCCCATCTCGGCAAAAACTGCTCTTACGTTTTTTTTAACTATCTTCTTATTTCCTATGGCAAGCGTTAAAAGCGGCGAAGTTTACTATCTTGCTGTTGAAATTTTAAGCGAGCTTATGCTTGGACTTTGTGCGGGTCTGCTTGTAACTATTGTATTTGGCATACTTCAGCTTGCAGGCGAGCAAATTTCTATGGTTATGGGCTTTTCTATGGCTAGCGTGCTTGATCCTCAGACAGGCATAAACTCGCCTGTTATGTCAAATATCATAAATTTTCTTGCTCTGATGACATTTTTAGCCTTTGACGGGCACCATCTTTTGCTGCTATTTTTTGCAAATTCGCTCACTCATATCCCGCTTGGCGAATTTTATCCAAGCGCAAATATAGTCCATTACACTTCAAAATCGATGATAAATCTCTTTATGTTCGGCTTTATCATGTCGTTTCCTATCCTTGCACTTTCGTTACTGTCTGATCTTATTTTTGGCATGCTTATGAAGACTATGCCGCAGTTTAACTTGCTGGTTGTGGGCTATCCTATTAAGATCGTGATAGGATTTTTAGTACTGATTGCTATTTTAACAGGAATGATGGAGCTATTTAGCGAGCTTATGTTTAGAGTGATAAACGATATGCCGTCGCTCTTTTTTAACTAA
- a CDS encoding ABC transporter ATP-binding protein produces the protein MEILKGVDLSFAYDYTLFENVNITLNSRESSAILGVSGCGKSTILHILSTLLKPKTGEVIYKDKSLYTLSQNELLEIRRLDFGIIFQAHYLFKGFNARENIELATILSNQNMDSEILASLKIDNVLDQKVGELSGGQQQRVSIARVLCKKPKIIFADEPTGNLDKQTANDVMNTLFEYIKANDAALVLVTHDNELASRCTNVYKLEDKQLQKWR, from the coding sequence ATGGAAATTTTAAAGGGCGTAGATCTTAGCTTTGCGTATGATTATACGCTCTTTGAAAATGTCAATATAACTTTAAATTCCCGCGAAAGCTCAGCGATTTTAGGCGTGAGCGGATGCGGGAAATCAACCATACTTCATATACTTTCAACTCTGCTTAAGCCAAAAACCGGCGAAGTTATCTATAAAGACAAGTCGCTTTATACGCTATCGCAAAACGAGCTTTTAGAAATTCGTAGGCTTGATTTTGGTATCATTTTTCAAGCGCATTATCTGTTTAAAGGCTTTAATGCACGCGAAAATATCGAGCTTGCAACTATATTGTCAAATCAAAATATGGATAGTGAAATTTTAGCCAGTCTAAAAATCGATAATGTCTTAGATCAAAAAGTAGGCGAGCTAAGCGGAGGGCAGCAGCAGCGAGTAAGCATCGCTCGTGTGCTTTGTAAAAAACCTAAGATCATCTTTGCCGATGAGCCGACGGGAAATTTAGACAAACAAACCGCAAACGACGTCATGAACACGCTTTTTGAGTATATCAAAGCAAATGATGCCGCACTCGTGCTTGTAACGCATGATAACGAGCTTGCAAGCAGATGCACAAACGTATATAAGCTAGAGGATAAACAACTGCAAAAATGGAGATAG
- the tsf gene encoding translation elongation factor Ts, which yields MEITAQMVKELRETTGAGMMDCKKALAEANGDMDKAIDILREKGLGQAAKKADRLASEGLVSVEVCEHCKKATITEINSETDFVAKNVQFQNLTKDTTAHIQANSISTIESLNESVINGVKFEDYFKGQIATIGENLVVRRFETVKVDENGVVNGYVHSNGRVGVIIAAACDSAQTAQKAEDFIRNLCMHAAAMKPSVISYKDLDKEFVEKEFIALKAELEKDNEELQRLGKPLHHIPSYASRLQLTDDVVAKAENAIKEELKAEGKPEKIWDKIIPGKIERFFADNTVLDQRLTLLGQFYVMDDKKTIEQVIAEKSKELGGKIEIVKYVRFELGEGLEKKNEDFAAEVAAQIG from the coding sequence ATGGAAATAACTGCACAAATGGTAAAAGAGCTCCGTGAAACAACCGGAGCCGGAATGATGGATTGTAAAAAGGCTCTTGCTGAAGCAAACGGAGATATGGATAAAGCTATCGATATCCTTCGCGAAAAGGGTCTTGGACAAGCTGCTAAAAAAGCTGACAGACTTGCAAGCGAAGGTCTTGTAAGTGTTGAAGTGTGCGAGCACTGCAAAAAAGCAACTATCACAGAGATCAACTCTGAAACCGATTTCGTTGCTAAAAACGTTCAGTTCCAAAACCTTACAAAAGACACTACGGCTCACATTCAAGCAAACTCTATCTCAACTATAGAGAGCCTAAATGAGAGTGTTATAAACGGCGTTAAATTTGAGGATTATTTCAAGGGACAAATCGCTACAATCGGCGAAAATTTGGTTGTAAGACGCTTTGAAACTGTTAAAGTTGATGAAAACGGCGTAGTAAACGGATACGTTCATTCAAACGGACGCGTTGGTGTTATCATCGCTGCAGCTTGCGATAGCGCTCAAACAGCTCAAAAAGCAGAGGATTTCATAAGAAATTTATGTATGCACGCAGCTGCTATGAAGCCAAGCGTGATAAGCTACAAAGATCTTGATAAAGAATTTGTTGAAAAAGAGTTTATAGCGCTTAAAGCCGAGCTTGAAAAGGATAATGAAGAGCTTCAAAGACTTGGCAAACCGCTTCACCACATCCCAAGCTATGCAAGTAGATTGCAACTTACCGATGATGTTGTAGCAAAAGCTGAAAATGCGATAAAAGAGGAGCTAAAAGCAGAAGGTAAGCCTGAGAAAATTTGGGACAAGATCATACCCGGCAAGATCGAGAGATTTTTTGCAGATAACACGGTTCTAGATCAAAGACTTACACTTTTAGGACAATTTTACGTAATGGACGATAAAAAAACTATCGAGCAAGTAATAGCTGAAAAGAGCAAAGAGCTTGGCGGTAAGATCGAGATCGTAAAATATGTTCGCTTTGAGCTTGGCGAAGGCTTAGAAAAGAAAAATGAGGATTTTGCAGCAGAAGTTGCGGCACAAATCGGCTAA
- the rpsB gene encoding 30S ribosomal protein S2, producing the protein MVTMRDLLECGVHFGHQTRRWNPKMKKFIFGERKGIYIIDLQKTIRYFRYTYNIVRDAAAEGKTILFVGTKKQAGQTVGEYAEKCGMPYVNHRWLGGMMTNFGTIRQSIRKLEVIEAMEEDGSINLLTKKEALMLRRKKEKLVAYLGGIRNMKTPPDMIFVIDTVKEKIAVQEANRLKIPVVAPIDTNCDPDVIDYPIPGNDDAIRSVQLFCQEMAEAIIEGRSQLEKDGGVAEEGKEEVTQEEKDAVIEEAFNEEDFEAEDEE; encoded by the coding sequence ATGGTAACAATGAGAGATTTGCTAGAGTGCGGCGTTCACTTCGGACACCAAACACGCAGATGGAACCCAAAGATGAAAAAATTCATTTTTGGCGAGAGAAAAGGTATCTATATCATAGATCTACAAAAAACTATCCGCTACTTCCGCTACACTTACAACATCGTTCGTGACGCAGCGGCAGAGGGTAAAACTATCCTTTTTGTAGGAACTAAAAAGCAAGCCGGTCAAACAGTTGGCGAATACGCTGAAAAATGCGGTATGCCATACGTAAATCATCGCTGGCTAGGCGGTATGATGACAAACTTCGGAACAATCCGCCAATCAATCCGCAAGCTTGAAGTTATCGAAGCTATGGAAGAGGATGGATCGATAAATTTACTAACTAAAAAAGAGGCTTTAATGCTTCGCCGCAAAAAAGAGAAGCTCGTAGCTTATCTTGGCGGAATTAGAAATATGAAAACTCCACCTGATATGATCTTTGTTATCGATACAGTTAAAGAAAAAATAGCAGTTCAAGAAGCTAACAGATTAAAAATCCCTGTAGTTGCGCCAATCGATACAAACTGCGATCCTGACGTAATTGATTATCCAATCCCTGGAAACGACGATGCTATCCGCTCGGTGCAACTATTTTGCCAAGAGATGGCTGAGGCTATCATCGAGGGACGCTCACAACTTGAAAAAGACGGCGGCGTAGCTGAAGAGGGCAAAGAAGAGGTTACTCAAGAAGAAAAAGACGCTGTGATTGAAGAGGCGTTTAACGAAGAAGACTTTGAAGCAGAGGATGAAGAATAA
- the iadA gene encoding beta-aspartyl-peptidase, with amino-acid sequence MLLLKNANLFAPEHIGDSDVLVGGGKILAIGKRLDFRCENLETYDLKGKILAPGLIDQHVHITGGGGEAGYHSRTPEIKLSEIVKYGITTVVGVLGTDGCTRSLENLYSKAKALEFEGISTFIHTGSYATPTVTFTGSITKDLVVIDKVRGVKIAMSDNRSSYPTDEELIKILTQIRIGGMISKKGGVMHMHMGGLSSKLDVVFRILKDCEFPVQYFSPTHCARTKDLFDECLKLQKMGGFFDITSGGSQFAPLHEVIAYGIEKGLKLDMMTMSSDGNGSVPRFDESGALVGYGCASCSANLDVLRDVVKNKILSHTQAFALMGKNVAKFLNLEGKGEIKVGFDADFTSFDEDMSVQDVIAKGEFCVKDKELVKKGFFE; translated from the coding sequence ATGCTACTACTTAAAAATGCAAATTTATTTGCTCCCGAGCATATCGGAGATAGCGATGTGCTGGTTGGCGGAGGCAAAATTTTAGCTATCGGCAAAAGGCTTGATTTTCGCTGTGAAAACCTTGAAACTTACGACCTTAAAGGCAAAATTTTAGCTCCCGGGCTAATCGATCAACACGTTCACATCACAGGCGGAGGCGGTGAAGCCGGCTACCACTCAAGAACGCCTGAAATCAAGCTAAGCGAGATAGTAAAGTATGGCATAACAACCGTTGTTGGAGTGCTTGGAACAGACGGCTGCACCAGAAGTCTTGAAAATTTGTACTCCAAAGCAAAAGCGCTTGAATTTGAGGGTATCTCGACATTCATTCACACCGGCTCATACGCTACGCCGACCGTTACTTTTACGGGAAGTATCACTAAAGACTTAGTCGTCATAGACAAGGTAAGAGGCGTTAAAATCGCGATGTCTGATAACAGAAGCAGCTATCCGACCGACGAAGAGCTTATCAAAATTCTAACTCAGATAAGAATAGGCGGCATGATATCCAAAAAGGGCGGCGTGATGCACATGCACATGGGTGGGTTATCTAGCAAGCTTGATGTGGTGTTTAGGATACTAAAAGACTGCGAATTTCCGGTTCAGTACTTCTCTCCGACACATTGTGCTAGGACAAAGGATCTCTTTGATGAGTGCTTGAAGCTTCAAAAGATGGGCGGATTTTTTGATATCACAAGCGGTGGAAGCCAGTTTGCCCCGCTTCATGAAGTTATCGCTTACGGTATCGAAAAGGGCTTAAAGCTAGACATGATGACGATGAGTTCTGATGGAAACGGAAGTGTGCCCAGATTTGACGAAAGCGGCGCTCTGGTAGGATACGGATGTGCAAGTTGCAGCGCAAATTTAGATGTGCTAAGAGATGTGGTCAAAAATAAAATTTTAAGCCATACGCAGGCTTTTGCTCTGATGGGAAAAAACGTAGCCAAATTTTTAAATTTAGAGGGCAAGGGCGAGATAAAAGTTGGATTTGATGCGGACTTTACAAGCTTTGATGAAGATATGAGTGTTCAAGATGTAATCGCAAAAGGCGAGTTTTGCGTGAAAGATAAAGAGCTTGTTAAAAAAGGATTTTTTGAATAA
- a CDS encoding tetratricopeptide repeat protein: MKKIICMMICAGALFASTLNKADDAYVDGKYEEAAKLYEKACDEGDMQGCYNLGAMHENERGVKYDMQKAISLYEKACNGDNVYGCYNLAMVYSDLKDYAKAIPLLTKACNGNDGMACFNLGVFNFKGEGMKEDKKAGNEFFKKACQYGTPEGCYELARSYVRGHGIELNFKKAEEFHAKACEMHHARGCYNVGALNTNSKTKEHMKQDRHKAKAFFKQGCDLGDEQSCENLMFMELGKL, from the coding sequence TTGAAAAAGATTATTTGTATGATGATTTGCGCGGGAGCGCTTTTTGCCTCAACTTTAAACAAGGCTGATGATGCGTATGTGGATGGCAAATACGAAGAAGCGGCAAAGCTTTACGAGAAGGCCTGCGATGAGGGCGATATGCAAGGATGCTACAACCTTGGTGCAATGCACGAAAACGAAAGAGGCGTTAAATACGACATGCAAAAGGCTATAAGCCTCTATGAAAAAGCCTGCAACGGCGATAATGTCTATGGCTGCTATAACCTTGCTATGGTTTATAGCGATTTGAAGGATTATGCAAAGGCTATCCCGCTTCTAACGAAAGCCTGCAACGGCAATGACGGCATGGCGTGCTTTAACTTAGGCGTTTTTAACTTCAAGGGCGAAGGTATGAAAGAGGATAAAAAGGCAGGCAACGAATTCTTTAAAAAAGCTTGCCAATACGGCACTCCTGAAGGCTGCTACGAGCTTGCACGCTCTTATGTAAGAGGTCATGGAATCGAGCTAAATTTCAAAAAAGCCGAAGAGTTTCACGCTAAAGCCTGCGAGATGCATCACGCAAGGGGCTGTTATAACGTGGGTGCGCTAAATACAAATTCAAAAACCAAAGAGCACATGAAGCAAGATAGGCATAAGGCTAAGGCGTTTTTTAAGCAAGGTTGCGATCTAGGCGATGAGCAAAGCTGCGAAAATTTGATGTTTATGGAGCTTGGAAAGCTTTGA
- a CDS encoding tetratricopeptide repeat protein encodes MRKFILMILAATVLFAAVLEEAERLFRIGDEKAATKMLTKSCDEGVLDSCVMLGNFYFSNDKRKFEYEKAVNLYAKACDGGNLLGCDRLGSAYYEGRGVKQDFALAAKFAKQACGADIPYSCIVLANLHYYGWGATKDHAQALKFYERACELKTASSCVMAAKMYEKGEGAPKDMQKSLLYHDKACALGAKPSCDKAQNLK; translated from the coding sequence ATGAGAAAATTTATTTTGATGATTTTAGCTGCGACCGTGCTTTTTGCAGCTGTTTTAGAAGAGGCGGAAAGACTTTTTCGCATAGGAGATGAAAAAGCGGCAACTAAAATGCTAACTAAAAGCTGCGACGAAGGAGTTTTGGACTCTTGTGTCATGCTTGGAAATTTTTATTTTTCAAACGATAAGCGTAAATTTGAGTATGAAAAGGCGGTTAATCTCTACGCAAAGGCATGCGATGGCGGAAATTTGCTTGGTTGCGATAGACTTGGCAGCGCTTATTATGAGGGCAGAGGAGTTAAGCAAGACTTCGCGCTTGCGGCTAAATTTGCTAAGCAAGCTTGCGGCGCCGATATCCCTTATAGCTGCATCGTCTTAGCGAATTTACACTACTACGGTTGGGGTGCTACAAAGGATCATGCTCAGGCGCTTAAATTTTATGAGCGTGCATGCGAGCTTAAAACCGCTTCAAGTTGCGTTATGGCGGCAAAGATGTATGAAAAAGGCGAGGGTGCGCCAAAAGATATGCAAAAATCGCTTCTTTATCACGACAAAGCGTGCGCTCTTGGGGCTAAGCCAAGCTGTGATAAAGCTCAAAATCTAAAATAA
- a CDS encoding acetyltransferase — MGYEAFALNKDLRVVKITQNAKKFGVERLENEALVKEFLNCEQISLDETERENIEQIFTNLMKIEEEVQLSR; from the coding sequence ATGGGATACGAGGCGTTTGCGCTTAATAAAGACTTAAGAGTAGTAAAAATCACTCAAAATGCCAAGAAATTTGGCGTAGAGAGGCTTGAAAACGAAGCTTTGGTAAAAGAGTTTTTAAACTGCGAGCAAATTTCGCTAGATGAGACCGAGCGCGAGAATATCGAGCAAATTTTTACAAATTTGATGAAGATCGAAGAAGAAGTGCAGCTAAGCAGGTAG